One segment of Leptolyngbyaceae cyanobacterium DNA contains the following:
- a CDS encoding pentapeptide repeat-containing protein, with protein MDANELLGRYAAGERDFWEVNLPGASLTGLDLKDINLRAANLSRANLTGTSLIGANLREANLQGAIVQANLTEANLIAANLSGANLKGANLSEASLRGANLERANLSGAILSETNLNEVNLREANLSGAKLIDAPMSRANLIRANLSGAILDGVILTHAILNEAILEKAHLVNAILIGAILENTNLTGADLSRAKLSGANLAGANMTKANMRGANITWATLRSTNLQGANLYRTKLSWSNLTGAILCEAILIDANMNHTNLRDAKLQGAIMPDGRSHE; from the coding sequence ATGGATGCCAATGAATTGCTGGGGCGATATGCTGCCGGAGAGAGAGATTTTTGGGAAGTTAATCTGCCGGGAGCATCTCTGACTGGCCTTGACCTGAAGGATATCAATTTACGCGCGGCCAATTTGTCTCGCGCCAATTTAACCGGTACTAGTTTAATCGGCGCGAACTTACGGGAAGCTAATCTTCAGGGAGCGATCGTACAAGCTAACCTCACTGAAGCTAACTTAATTGCTGCCAATTTAAGCGGAGCCAACTTAAAAGGAGCTAACCTATCAGAAGCTAGTCTGCGGGGAGCCAACTTGGAAAGAGCTAACCTAAGCGGAGCTATTTTAAGCGAGACTAATCTCAATGAGGTTAACCTGCGAGAGGCTAACCTGAGTGGCGCAAAACTAATCGATGCCCCCATGAGTCGGGCTAACCTAATTAGAGCCAATCTCAGCGGCGCGATCTTAGACGGCGTAATCTTAACTCACGCGATCTTGAACGAAGCAATTCTAGAAAAAGCTCATTTGGTCAACGCCATTTTGATTGGCGCTATTCTGGAAAATACCAATCTCACCGGTGCTGACTTGAGCCGAGCCAAATTAAGCGGGGCAAACTTGGCGGGTGCAAATATGACCAAAGCCAACATGAGAGGCGCTAACATAACTTGGGCTACTCTGCGGAGTACTAATTTGCAAGGTGCCAATCTTTACCGGACTAAACTCAGTTGGTCTAACTTAACTGGCGCGATCTTGTGCGAGGCGATTTTGATCGATGCCAATATGAATCACACTAATCTACGAGACGCTAAACTCCAAGGCGCAATTATGCCAGACGGGAGGAGTCACGAATAG
- the sir gene encoding sulfite reductase, ferredoxin dependent encodes MTQTPIQSPAVPKLSKVETLKERSNYLREPIATEILQDTNCFTEDATQILKFHGSYQQDNRDNRVKGQEKDYQFMLRTRSPGGFIPPQLYLTLDRLAEEYGNNTLRATTRQGFQLHGILKKNLKAAIAAIVKNMGSTLGACGDLNRNVMAPPAPYKNRPEYEYAWEYADNLADLLTPQTGAYYEIWLDGEKVISARENPEVVAARQKNQNGTNFHDEEEPIYGTQYMPRKFKCAVTVPGDNSVDLYSQDLSLVVISDRAGELLGFNIYAGGGLGRTHNKEETFARLADPIGYVDKNDVYDLIKAIVATQRDYGDRANRRHARMKYLLHDWGVDKFRSVVEKYFGQPIQPLKPLPEWKYLDFLGWHEQGDGKLFLGISIQNGRIKDEGDFQLRTALREIVEKYQVPMRVTPHQNVLIYDIEPAFKPEIQAILTRCGIKTEAEIDPLIRYSMACPALPTCGLATTESERAIPSILERIRGLLVKVGLEQEHFVVRMTGCPNGCARPYLAELGFVGQLPDTYQIWLGGDPNQTRLAETFMEKLNIKDLETTLEPLFVYYKKERQTQEDPESFGDFCHRVGFEALRQFIATYKAAPIEVELTNGHSATSVSETIIVTSEETTTPTVAKIRRRVTVRDDVYQRLKEVAARQGKPVVELATEAIEAYLNANSDSPS; translated from the coding sequence ATGACCCAGACTCCCATTCAAAGCCCCGCAGTTCCCAAGCTTTCTAAAGTAGAAACACTTAAAGAACGCAGTAACTATTTACGAGAACCCATTGCTACGGAAATTTTGCAAGACACGAACTGCTTTACAGAAGATGCCACTCAGATTCTCAAATTTCACGGGTCTTACCAGCAGGATAACCGGGATAATCGGGTTAAAGGTCAGGAGAAAGATTATCAATTCATGCTGCGTACTCGCAGCCCGGGTGGATTTATTCCACCACAGCTTTACCTTACCCTCGATCGTCTAGCGGAGGAATACGGTAACAATACGCTAAGAGCTACGACTCGTCAAGGGTTTCAGCTACACGGAATTTTAAAGAAAAATTTGAAAGCCGCTATTGCCGCGATCGTCAAAAATATGGGGTCAACCTTGGGTGCTTGCGGCGACCTCAACCGCAACGTAATGGCTCCACCAGCCCCTTATAAAAATCGCCCGGAATATGAGTATGCGTGGGAATATGCCGATAATCTAGCTGACTTGCTAACTCCTCAGACTGGTGCTTACTACGAAATTTGGCTGGATGGGGAAAAAGTAATTAGTGCTCGAGAAAATCCAGAAGTAGTAGCGGCGCGGCAAAAAAACCAAAATGGAACGAACTTTCACGATGAGGAAGAGCCGATTTACGGCACTCAATATATGCCGCGTAAGTTCAAGTGTGCCGTTACCGTACCGGGAGATAATTCGGTCGATCTGTATTCCCAAGACCTCAGTTTAGTGGTAATTAGCGATCGCGCTGGCGAATTATTAGGTTTTAACATCTATGCCGGAGGCGGTTTAGGGCGCACCCACAACAAAGAGGAAACTTTTGCCAGACTAGCAGATCCGATCGGCTACGTAGATAAAAACGATGTTTACGATTTAATCAAAGCAATTGTCGCTACCCAGCGCGACTATGGCGATCGCGCCAATCGCCGTCATGCCAGAATGAAATATCTCCTCCACGATTGGGGTGTCGATAAATTCCGCAGCGTCGTAGAAAAATACTTCGGCCAACCCATTCAACCATTAAAACCCTTACCAGAATGGAAATACTTAGATTTCCTCGGCTGGCACGAACAAGGAGACGGCAAACTTTTCTTAGGCATTTCCATTCAAAACGGTCGCATTAAAGACGAAGGTGACTTCCAATTACGGACTGCCTTACGAGAAATCGTCGAAAAATATCAAGTACCGATGCGGGTAACTCCCCATCAAAACGTACTGATTTACGACATCGAACCTGCCTTTAAACCAGAAATTCAAGCAATTCTTACCCGTTGCGGCATCAAAACAGAAGCAGAAATCGACCCGTTAATTCGCTATTCGATGGCTTGTCCTGCTCTCCCCACCTGCGGTTTAGCCACCACCGAATCAGAAAGAGCGATTCCCAGTATTCTAGAACGAATTCGAGGGCTACTAGTCAAGGTAGGATTGGAACAAGAACACTTCGTGGTGCGGATGACGGGCTGCCCTAACGGTTGCGCTCGTCCTTACTTGGCAGAACTGGGTTTTGTCGGTCAGTTACCAGACACCTATCAAATTTGGTTGGGAGGCGATCCCAATCAAACTCGTTTGGCCGAAACCTTTATGGAAAAGCTAAACATCAAGGATCTGGAAACCACCTTAGAACCACTATTCGTTTACTACAAAAAAGAACGCCAAACCCAGGAAGACCCTGAAAGTTTTGGTGATTTTTGTCACCGAGTAGGGTTCGAGGCACTTCGCCAGTTTATTGCCACCTACAAAGCTGCACCAATTGAGGTAGAGTTAACCAATGGACATTCTGCTACTAGTGTGAGTGAAACTATCATCGTGACATCTGAGGAAACTACTACTCCGACCGTTGCCAAAATACGTCGCCGCGTCACAGTGCGCGACGATGTTTATCAACGTCTCAAGGAAGTTGCCGCTCGTCAAGGAAAGCCAGTTGTTGAATTAGCAACTGAGGCGATCGAAGCCTATTTAAACGCTAATTCAGATTCTCCATCTTAA
- a CDS encoding tetratricopeptide repeat protein, translating into MIDEVAAAFERKDYREAARLLKQLVKESPENPNVQLYVGRLYEVTGKLEAAEKAYRQLLRSTTNPKIMGQARQGLQRLEDNEKEKRKAAIAQAKTDPKNTQPGVLILEPIENEAKTLAAKNFARIMNLEPYKARLLLPSRGWRLYRTGAIGELRYYSEELVKNGIPNFCATLADIQKINLFTVSYFQAVSPQPTIVCRNTEGQQGSLSFSWREVHQIVQARLPIFEEVVDHDHLRRLQRKVQTQDYIQFCDLHLPARRSIVRIYDSAYQFQQGVDFDLEPGKTTNRRNWNRLSEYLKSQLPNAKVFSDFTSFAETAIDLTEFLERLPSHIELMRRTESHWDSAFQLYSGLVFLRYSPSGIS; encoded by the coding sequence ATGATCGATGAAGTTGCTGCCGCTTTTGAGCGCAAAGATTATCGAGAAGCCGCCCGCTTACTCAAACAACTGGTCAAAGAATCACCGGAAAATCCCAACGTACAGTTATATGTCGGACGCTTGTATGAAGTAACTGGCAAATTAGAAGCAGCAGAAAAAGCTTATCGCCAATTGTTGCGTAGCACCACCAACCCCAAAATTATGGGACAAGCACGACAGGGGCTACAGCGATTAGAAGATAATGAAAAAGAAAAACGAAAAGCAGCGATCGCACAAGCTAAAACCGATCCGAAAAATACTCAACCTGGCGTCTTAATTTTAGAACCGATCGAGAATGAAGCGAAAACCTTAGCTGCCAAAAATTTTGCCCGCATCATGAATCTCGAACCATACAAAGCACGGCTGTTACTCCCCAGTCGAGGTTGGCGGCTATATCGGACGGGTGCGATCGGAGAATTGCGATATTATAGTGAAGAGTTAGTGAAAAATGGCATTCCTAACTTTTGCGCCACCTTAGCTGATATTCAAAAAATTAATCTATTTACAGTCAGTTATTTTCAAGCGGTTTCTCCCCAACCTACGATCGTTTGCCGCAATACGGAAGGTCAACAAGGTTCTTTAAGTTTCAGCTGGCGTGAAGTACATCAAATCGTACAAGCACGCTTACCAATATTTGAGGAAGTAGTAGACCACGACCATCTGCGTCGGCTACAAAGAAAAGTCCAAACTCAAGACTACATCCAATTTTGCGATTTACATTTACCCGCTAGGCGTTCCATCGTCCGAATTTACGATAGCGCTTATCAGTTTCAGCAGGGAGTCGATTTCGATCTCGAACCGGGGAAAACAACTAACAGAAGAAACTGGAATCGCTTGAGCGAATATCTTAAATCTCAATTACCCAATGCCAAAGTTTTTTCTGATTTTACTTCCTTCGCCGAAACCGCGATCGATCTTACCGAATTCCTGGAGCGTCTTCCCTCCCACATCGAATTAATGCGAAGAACTGAATCCCATTGGGATTCAGCCTTCCAGTTGTACAGTGGATTGGTTTTCCTCAGATATTCCCCTTCAGGTATCAGCTAG
- a CDS encoding 16S rRNA (uracil(1498)-N(3))-methyltransferase produces the protein MAQLQRIAIAPSQLENNQIILTIQQQHYLMRVLRLKEGDRFIAMNGRGEWWLAKLTSETAQILEPISVQTELPVTIYSIVALPKGNGFDEVVRQATALGVASIIPTISDRTLLAPSPQKLERWRRIATEAAEQSERQIVPTILDPVPFDKALSLSSIANYRYICIPRAHHPHLLTCWQEKQLIKNDLGQMTIAIATGPEGGWTEAEVEQACTASFQPVSLGRRILTAVLAPIVALSVLAAAIEMGTINE, from the coding sequence TTGGCTCAATTACAACGCATCGCGATCGCACCATCCCAATTAGAAAATAACCAAATTATTCTCACTATTCAACAGCAGCATTATTTAATGCGAGTATTGCGTTTAAAAGAAGGCGATCGCTTTATTGCCATGAACGGACGAGGAGAATGGTGGCTGGCTAAATTAACATCCGAAACAGCCCAAATTTTAGAGCCGATTTCCGTTCAAACTGAGTTACCAGTAACGATTTATTCGATCGTAGCTTTGCCAAAAGGAAACGGATTTGATGAAGTTGTACGTCAAGCCACTGCGCTGGGAGTAGCTAGTATAATTCCTACTATTAGCGATCGCACTTTGCTCGCTCCTAGTCCCCAAAAACTAGAACGCTGGCGACGCATCGCTACTGAAGCAGCCGAACAGTCAGAACGTCAAATCGTACCGACAATTCTTGACCCCGTTCCTTTTGACAAGGCTTTGTCATTATCTTCGATCGCTAATTACCGATATATCTGCATTCCCCGCGCCCATCATCCCCACTTATTAACCTGTTGGCAAGAAAAACAATTAATCAAAAACGATCTGGGACAAATGACAATTGCGATCGCCACTGGCCCAGAAGGAGGATGGACGGAAGCAGAAGTCGAACAAGCTTGCACCGCCTCATTTCAACCAGTTTCTCTCGGTCGCCGCATCCTGACTGCCGTACTCGCCCCCATAGTGGCTTTATCCGTGCTAGCAGCCGCGATCGAAATGGGAACTATTAATGAATAG